A stretch of the Uranotaenia lowii strain MFRU-FL chromosome 3, ASM2978415v1, whole genome shotgun sequence genome encodes the following:
- the LOC129754755 gene encoding protein artichoke-like, whose protein sequence is MRFLVLFLVVLNVALFAKASTIVGENVIQCVQDEDMVCRYKDVNIQRGISIRLQLPPSSNVTNVKFDGSSIIAVTSDMLRNLKELHSIDLSDTGVREIVEGAFLDMRSLKSLDISMNYLNALPRTMLEDTISLEELDVSDNNLKMIHVNLLEHCPEIKGLILSDNAISDIPLEMFRIPRELLELNLRGNKIKELKEGVFRLLENLRDLNIGDNNLRELKYYYFRNLKKLEKLNLSGNLLEKINAGVLHGLTNLKWLSLSSNFLRSIAVGVFDDLKELEFISLKDNFLQHVDSSAFQNLIKIDTIELSGNFLKHIPFNLLESHAGNISLNMDRNAIVEVPSGVLSRIGPIVALQNNRIKFINSSVFQEAPNLTTVSLYGNEIEILEDDCLASLPQLTELYLDHNKLTEISIIQFTSNPVINYITLKNNLLHTIRSNTFAGLEQLHSLELSNNLISSIETGAFYGSAINYLFLENNQLEEIDPHVFDGIQLKYLSLSKNKLTTIDSSTLVNQPHLIFLDLNGNNIQSLHEDSFKNTKEVEHLIISGYNSMKLKERLLSNLAYLKYLKVSNITDFSSNILLQCTNLEIIEMEKVTISSNELLNVPLSKLKSIKLSSVSGMPLVFPENLENLIIDKMDSGTLDLSLLSRLGILHELSITNSGIKNLDRNLLKGSHALEHLSLAGNNITSIPLTFFKTLKNLSLVDLSYNELSQVHSEWFESSRNIKFLSFESNKLTTIPHDFFKNSKNLETLSLAKNRFSQITADFKVASLRNLDLSFNSISYLPSEFYKNNARLRVLEVSNNYLKRITITEEIYLLDASFNRIESIDFDKNRKLSLQALILKNNNIGSWNSTIMHFPNLQTLDVSNNPEQQLFMDHLVEMQNLFFLNISGSGYFPRLQLGSTPSRLEALDMSYHNFGQDLSPGFFSKLPKLSRLNISGTKLSNQTYQVMAQEMLRLRVLKTDDSDHLVEQFFKLDRKSFESD, encoded by the exons ATGCGTTTTCTAGTTCT ATTCCTGGTTGTGCTAAACGTTGCCCTTTTTGCAAAGGCTTCTACGattgttggtgaaaatgtgataCAATGTGTTCAAGACGAAGACATGGTGTGTCGGTATAAAGATGTTAACATCCAAAGGGGAATCTCGATTCGGTTGCAGCTTCCGCCCTCATCGAATGTCACCAATGTTAAATTTGATGGATCCTCCATAATCGCTGTTACGAGTGATATGTTACGTAACCTCAAAGAGCTTCATTCCATCGATTTAAGTGACACAGGAGTAAGAGAAATTGTCGAAGGAGCGTTCCTTGATATGAGAAGCCTCAAGTCTCTCGATATATCCATGAATTATTTGAATGCTCTACCACGAACAATGCTAGAGGATACAATCAGTCTGGAAGAGCTGGATGTCAgtgataacaatttgaaaatgatacATGTCAATTTATTGGAACACTGTCCCGAGATAAAAGGACTTATACTAAGTGATAACGCTATAAGTGATATACCTCTAGAAATGTTTCGTATTCCGAGAGAACTTTTGGAGCTTAATTTGCGTGGCAACAAAATCAAGGAACTGAAGGAAGGCGTCTTTAGACTGTTGGAAAATTTGAGAGATTTGAATATTGGTGATAACAATCTTCGAGagttgaaatattattattttcgaaatctgaaaaaattagaaaaactcAATTTATCCGGTAACTTATTGGAGAAAATTAATGCAGGAGTGCTTCACGGGCTCACAAATCTGAAGTGGCTTTCTTTATCTTCAAACTTTCTTAGGTCAATTGCGGTTggagtttttgatgatttgaaaGAGTTGGAATTCATATCTTTGAAAGATAATTTTCTACAGCACGTTGATTCATCCgcgtttcaaaatttgataaaaatagacACTATTGAGCTCTCaggaaattttctaaaacaCATACCTTTCAATTTGTTGGAAAGCCATGCTGGAAATATTTCACTGAATATGGATAGAAATGCTATTGTTGAAGTGCCATCAGGAGTTTTAAGTCGAATAGGACCTATTGTAGCTTTACAAAATAATCGTATCAAATTTATCAACTCGAGCGTGTTTCAGGAGGCTCCAAACTTGACAACGGTTTCACTTTATGGGAACGAAATAGAAATCTTGGAAGATGATTGCTTAGCAAGTTTACCGCAATTAACGGAACTTTATTTGGATCACAACAAGCTTACGGAGATTTCGATAATTCAGTTCACTTCGAATCCAGTGATCAATTACATCACCCTCAAGAATAATTTGTTGCACACGATCCGATCAAATACTTTCGCTGGCCTGGAGCAATTACACTCGCTAGAACTTTCAAACAATCTGATTTCATCGATCGAAACTGGTGCGTTTTATGGCTCAGCAATTAATTActtgtttttggaaaacaatCAGCTGGAAGAAATAGACCCACATGTGTTTGATGGCATCCAATTGAAATACTTAAGTTTATCAAAGAACAAGTTGACAACCATAGACTCATCAACACTTGTTAACCAGCCGCATTTGATTTTTCTAGATCTCAATGGAAACAATATCCAATCACTCCACGAAGATTCGttcaaaaacacaaaagaaGTTGAGCACTTGATTATCTCAGGTTATAACTCCATGAAATTGAAGGAACGTCTTTTGTCTAATTTGGcatatttaaaatatctgaaagttTCAAACATAACGGATTTCAGTTCTAATATTTTGCTTCAATGTACAAATTTGGAAATTATAGAAATGGAAAAGGTCACCATAAGTTCAAACGAATTGTTGAATGTACCACTATCcaaattgaaatcaataaaattatctTCGGTTTCAGGAATGCCGTTGGTTTTCcctgaaaatcttgaaaatcttaTTATTGATAAAATGGATTCAGGTACGCTGGATTTATCTCTCTTATCCAGGCTTGGAATACTTCACGAATTGAGTATTACAAATTCGGGAATCAAGAATCTGGATAGAAATCTTTTAAAAGGCTCACATGCCCTTGAACATTTGAGCTTAGCTGGAAATAACATTACATCTAttcctttaacttttttcaaaacacttaaaaatttgTCATTAGTTGACTTATCTTACAATGAACTTTCCCAAGTGCACTCCGAGTGGTTTGAAAGTTctagaaatataaaatttctctCTTTTGAAAGTAACAAATTGACCACTATACCTCatgatttcttcaaaaactcgaaGAACTTAGAAACGTTGTCCTTAGCAAAGAATCGTTTCAGTCAAATAACTGCAGATTTTAAAGTTGCTTCTCTTCGGAACCTTGATTTGTCATTTAATAGTATTTCATATTTGCCATCcgagttttacaaaaataatgcaCGTCTCCGAGTACTGGAAGTATCGAACAACTACTTGAAACGCATAACCATCACTGAAGAAATATACCTTTTGGATGCCTCTTTCAACAGAATCGAAAGTATTGATTTCGATAAAAACAGAAAGCTATCGTTACAAGCTTTAATTCTAAAGAACAACAACATAGGATCATGGAATTCAACAATAATGCACTTCCCTAACCTGCAAACTCTGGACGTCTCCAACAACCCCGAGCAACAACTTTTTATGGACCACCTAgttgaaatgcaaaatttgtTCTTTTTGAACATATCCGGATCGGGATACTTCCCGCGCCTACAACTCGGATCCACTCCTTCGCGCTTGGAGGCTTTGGACATGAGCTATCACAATTTTGGTCAGGACTTGTCACCCGGATTTTTCTCGAAACTACCCAAACTCTCCAGGCTAAACATCTCGGGAACGAAGCTGTCTAATCAAACCTACCAAGTTATGGCCCAGGAAATGCTCCGTTTGAGAGTCTTGAAAACGGATGATTCAGATCATCTTGTAGAACAATTCTTCAAACTAGATCGTAAATCATTTGAAAGTGATTAg